Proteins from a genomic interval of Zingiber officinale cultivar Zhangliang chromosome 2A, Zo_v1.1, whole genome shotgun sequence:
- the LOC122041678 gene encoding NADH dehydrogenase [ubiquinone] iron-sulfur protein 4, mitochondrial-like, producing MAASLRLLRLVLARSASLSQTRSFASDALVEVAPGEIGIVSGIPEEHLRRRIIIYSPARTAGQQGSGNVGKWKINFVSTQKWENPLMGWTSTGDPYCMVGEAGLTFDSEEAAKAFAVRHGWDYVVRKRHTPLLKPKAYADNFKWKGPPKTEKA from the exons ATGGCGGCGTCTCTCAGGCTACTTCGCCTCGTCCTGGCGCGCTCTGCTTCCCTCTCTCAAACGAGATCATTCGCATCAGATGCCCTCGTAGAGGTGGCGCCCGGCGAGATCGGAATCGTGTCCGGGATCCCAGAAGAGCACCTCCGTCGCCGA ATCATAATATATTCGCCTGCTCGGACTGCGGGTCAACAAGGTTCTGGAAACGTCGGGAAATGGAAAATCAATTTTGTATCAACGCAAAA ATGGGAGAACCCATTGATGGGTTGGACATCAACTGGAGATCCCTATTGCATGGTAGGTGAAGCTGGATTAACTTTTGACAGCGAAGAGGCTGCAAAAGCATTTGCTGTGAGGCATGGATGGGATTATGTG GTGAGAAAGCGCCACACTCCTCTTTTAAAG CCCAAAGCCTATGCAGACAATTTCAAGTGGAAGGGTCCACCCAAAACTGAGAAAGCCTAG
- the LOC122041679 gene encoding protein NPGR1-like: MLCACSGEQSRFEEERVPSPQESLATRDYSAAGRSSRSGGDFDSKIDDSQVDDVVESTLRETLSLNYEEARALLGRLEYQRGNFDAALQVFQGIDVQGLRPKMVRAISERTRPRQVRRRGDCVMGNVMSMHSVSLLIEAMLLKSKSLEGLSRFKDAALDCKTILDIIESSWPHGIPVGIGDDSKLREMVYKALELFPKLWMQAGFLEEAIAAYRRVLMKPWNLEINRWASLQKDLAVALLYGGAEVSLPPQIQQMWGNNVPSSNIEEAILLLLILMRKVALQEISWDPEVMNHLMYGLSLTGQFELLSGYVEQILPGIYDRSERWYVLALCCHAAGLDDDALNLLRKALYHSERKQKPHIPSLILGAKLCSKHPLHAWEGANYAIKATEISQNQKHYLGIASHFLGICYGYCARISVSNSQRQQLQNESLKKLQHAVSVEKNDPEVIYSLAKESAMQCNLPVALENATKYLDMIAGCSGSGWKLLALIVSAEQNLKEAEAIVDLAIFESATMDQLEFLHLKALLQTAQRQPKNAIETYRNLLAIIEAKKNFQKWNLISEVKAVKDLEMEAWLGLSSVYTKLGSWNNSYVCLDKANSVVPLSPKCWHSKGKLLEAQSLEEEALIALLVSLSIEPDYVPSMVSIAAILRSRGDKSLAISRSLLMNALRLEPTNHEAWLHLGSISKVQGSLHQAADCFQAAYELSQSSPVQRIV; the protein is encoded by the exons ATGCTCTGCGCCTGCTCCGGGGAGCAGTCTCGGTTCGAGGAGGAGCGGGTGCCGTCGCCGCAGGAGTCGCTTGCGACGAGGGACTACTCCGCCGCTGGCCGCTCCTCGAGATCAGGTGGCGACTTTGACTCCAAGATCGATGATAGCCAGGTCGACGATGTTGTCGAGTCCACCCTCAGGGAGACCCTCTCCTTGAACTACGAG GAAGCGCGGGCGTTGCTTGGGAGATTGGAGTATCAGAGGGGAAACTTCGATGCTGCGCTGCAGGTCTTCCAAGGGATCGATGTCCAGGGTTTGCGGCCGAAGATGGTTAGGGCCATCTCCGAGAGGACTCGACCACGGCAGGTTCGCCGAAGAGGAGATTGCGTGATGGGTAATGTCATGTCGATGCACTCAGTTAGCCTGCTCATAGAAGCAATGTTGCTCAAGTCCAAATCTTTAGAGGGGCTCAGTCGATTTAAAG ATGCTGCACTTGACTGTAAAACCATTCTTGACATTATTGAATCTTCTTGGCCTCATGGCATACCTGTGGGAATTGGAGATGATAGCAAGTTGAGAGAGATGGTTTACAAAGCTCTAGAATTGTTTCCCAAGCTCTGGATGCAGGCAGGCTTTCTGGAGGAAGCAATTGCTGCATATCGACGAGTACTTATGAAGCCGTGGAATCTAGAAATCAATAGGTGGGCAAGTTTACAGAAAGACCTGGCAGTAGCTTTGCTCTATGGTGGTGCTGAAGTTAGCCTGCCTCCACAAATTCAACAAATGTGGGGTAATAATGTGCCTTCATCTAACATAGAGGAGGCAATTCTTTTGCTTCTGATACTCATGAGAAAGGTTGCCTTACAGGAAATTAGTTGGGATCCTGAGGTCATGAACCATCTCATGTATGGCCTGTCATTGACTGGACAATTTGAACTTTTATCTGGTTATGTGGAACAGATTTTGCCTGGTATCTATGACCGATCTGAGAGATGGTATGTTCTTGCACTTTGTTGTCATGCTGCTGGTCTGGACGATGATGCATTAAACCTACTAAGGAAGGCACTGTATCACTCTGAAAGAAAACAGAAGCCCCATATTCCATCACTCATTTTAGGCGCTAAGTTGTGCAGTAAACATCCATTGCATGCATGGGAAGGGGCAAACTATGCAATCAAGGCAACTGAAATTTCCCAAAATCAAAAGCATTATCTTGGCATTGCCAGCCACTTTCTTGGAATATGTTATGGATACTGCGCTAGAATATCTGTGTCCAATTCCCAAAGGCAACAATTACAGAATGAATCTTTGAAGAAACTTCAACATGCTGTGAGCGTTGAAAAGAATGATCCTGAGGTGATATATAGTCTTGCAAAGGAGAGTGCAATGCAATGCAACCTTCCTGTAGCATTAGAAAATGCAACaaaatatcttgatatgattGCTGGATGCTCAGGGAGTGGGTGGAAGCTTTTAGCTCTTATAGTATCAGCAGAacaaaacttgaaggaagctgaAGCAATAGTTGACCTAGCTATCTTTGAGAGTGCAACAATGGATCAGTTGGAATTCTTGCATCTAAAAGCTCTACTCCAGACTGCTCAACGACAACCAAAGAATGCCATTGAGACATACAGAAATCTACTAGCAATAATCGAagcaaagaaaaattttcagaaatggAACTTGATTTCTGAG GTCAAAGCAGTAAAAGATCTAGAAATGGAAGCATGGTTAGGATTATCGTCAGTTTATACAAAACTTGGGTCGTGGAATAATTCTTATGTTTGTTTAGACAAAGCCAATTCCGTTGTTCCACTCTCTCCAAAATGCTGGCATTCTAAAG GGAAATTGCTGGAAGCTCAATCATTGGAAGAAGAGGCCTTGATTGCCCTTTTGGTTTCTCTCTCGATCGAACCAGATTATGTTCCTAGCATGGTCTCGATTGCAGCAATTTTGAGGTCACGTGGAGACAAGTCGCTGGCAATCTCAAGAAGCTTACTAATGAATGCGTTGCGTCTAGAACCTACAAACCATGAAGCATGGTTGCATCTGGGATCCATCTCAAAGGTTCAAGGCTCACTGCATCAAGCTGCTGATTGTTTTCAAGCAGCTTATGAGCTGAGTCAATCCTCCCCTGTGCAAAGAATtgtataa